Proteins found in one Neodiprion lecontei isolate iyNeoLeco1 chromosome 6, iyNeoLeco1.1, whole genome shotgun sequence genomic segment:
- the LOC107217760 gene encoding ejaculatory bulb-specific protein 3, translating into MAVLLKALLVCSMVCFAMAAENPQVNQEQQARSRVSDDQLEIALNDKRYLMRQLKCALGEAPCDPVGRRLKSLAPLVLRGACPQCSPEETRQIQKVLSHIQRNFPREWSKVVRQYAGV; encoded by the exons ATGGCTGTGCTGCTGAAG GCTCTGCTCGTCTGTTCGATGGTCTGTTTCGCTATGGCTGCGGAGAATCCCCAAGTTAATCAAGAACAACAGGCTCGATCCAGGGTTTCCGACGATCAACTCGAGATCGCTTTAAATGACAAACGTTACCTCATGCGGCAACTGAAATGCGCCCTTGGCGAAGCACCGTGCGATCCGGTGGGACGACGATTGAAAA GTCTGGCACCGCTCGTCCTCCGAGGTGCATGCCCGCAATGCAGCCCCGAAGAAACTAGGCAGATTCAAAAAGTTCTCTCACATATTCAAAGAAACTTCCCGAGGGAGTGGTCCAAAGTCGTCCGACAGTACGCCGGTGTTTAA